In one Bradyrhizobium sp. 4 genomic region, the following are encoded:
- the proS gene encoding proline--tRNA ligase, translating to MRLSRFFLPILKENPKEAEIVSHRLMLRAGMIRQEAAGIYAWLPLGFRVLKKIEQIVREEQDRSGALELLMPTLQLADLWRESGRYDAYGPEMLRIADRHKRELLYGPTNEEMITEIFRAYVKSYKSLPLNLYHIQWKFRDEQRPRFGVMRGREFLMKDAYSFDLNETAARVAYNKMFVAYLRTFARMGLKAIPMRAETGPIGGDLSHEFIVLAETGESGVFINRDVLDLPVPGADVDYESDLTPIIKQWTSVYAATEDVHDATRFEQEVPADKRVNTRGIEVGQIFYFGTKYSDAMKALVAGPDGVDVPIHGGSYGVGVSRLLGAIIEACHDDAGIKWPEAVAPFRVSILNLKQGDAAVDAACEKLYAELSVKGVDVLYDDTDQRAGAKFAAADLIGIPWQIMIGPKGLADGKVELKRRSDGARETMSPADAVARLVG from the coding sequence ATGCGGTTGTCGCGGTTCTTTCTGCCCATCCTGAAGGAAAATCCGAAAGAGGCTGAAATCGTCTCGCATCGGCTGATGCTGCGTGCCGGCATGATCCGGCAGGAGGCCGCCGGCATCTATGCCTGGCTGCCGCTCGGCTTCCGCGTCCTGAAGAAGATCGAGCAGATCGTGCGCGAGGAGCAGGACCGCTCCGGTGCGCTGGAACTGTTGATGCCGACGCTCCAGCTTGCCGACCTCTGGCGCGAGAGCGGCCGCTACGATGCCTATGGCCCCGAGATGCTGCGCATTGCCGACCGGCACAAGCGCGAGCTGCTGTACGGTCCGACCAACGAGGAAATGATCACCGAGATCTTCCGCGCCTATGTGAAGTCCTACAAGAGCCTGCCGCTGAATCTCTATCATATTCAATGGAAATTCCGCGACGAGCAGCGCCCGCGCTTCGGCGTGATGCGCGGCCGCGAGTTCCTGATGAAGGACGCCTATTCGTTCGACCTCAACGAGACCGCGGCGCGCGTCGCCTACAACAAGATGTTCGTCGCCTATTTGCGCACCTTCGCGCGGATGGGGCTGAAGGCGATCCCGATGCGCGCCGAGACCGGCCCGATCGGCGGCGATCTCAGCCACGAGTTCATTGTGCTCGCCGAGACCGGCGAATCCGGCGTTTTCATCAATCGCGACGTGCTCGACCTGCCGGTGCCGGGCGCGGACGTCGACTACGAGAGCGATTTGACGCCGATCATCAAGCAATGGACCTCGGTCTATGCGGCGACGGAAGACGTTCACGACGCCACGCGCTTCGAGCAGGAAGTGCCCGCGGACAAGCGGGTGAACACCCGCGGTATCGAGGTCGGGCAGATTTTCTATTTTGGCACGAAGTATTCCGACGCGATGAAGGCGCTGGTGGCGGGCCCCGACGGTGTCGACGTGCCGATCCACGGCGGCTCCTACGGCGTCGGCGTCTCGCGCCTGCTCGGCGCCATCATCGAGGCCTGCCATGACGATGCCGGCATCAAATGGCCGGAGGCGGTTGCCCCGTTCCGCGTGTCGATTCTCAACCTCAAGCAGGGCGATGCCGCGGTCGATGCGGCCTGCGAGAAGCTCTATGCGGAGCTGTCCGTCAAAGGCGTGGACGTGCTCTACGACGACACCGACCAGCGCGCCGGAGCCAAATTCGCCGCCGCCGACCTGATCGGCATCCCCTGGCAGATCATGATCGGCCCGAAAGGGCTCGCCGACGGCAAGGTCGAGCTCAAGCGGCGAAGTGACGGCGCCCGCGAGACCATGTCGCCTGCGGACGCGGTCGCAAGACTTGTGGGCTGA
- a CDS encoding zinc-binding alcohol dehydrogenase family protein produces the protein MKAAVLKSLGSPLVIENAPEPVLGTGEVIVDVIATRVLSYMNEVFSGVRNYALELPIIPGPGGIGRVRAIGPDATKLSVGNWVFCDPTVRSRDDVVSPDIALQGLTAAGAGGMRLQQHFRHGSFAEQMRVPTENVKRLGTITPEDATRWCALGTLLVPYGGFLAANLQPGETVLVSGATGNFGSAAVSVALAMGAACVVAPGRNDEILADLVRRFGDRVKPVKLTGNEDDDRERMKRTAPGPIDCVLDIMPPSVSTNVVRAAIMTVRAYGRVVLMGGVGMAGGAGLELPYPWIMRNCISIHGVWMYPPDAAGGLIALVRAGLLRLEEYEATAFDLDHANEAVEHAAANGGPFKLTVIRP, from the coding sequence ATGAAAGCCGCCGTACTCAAATCCCTGGGATCTCCGCTCGTCATCGAGAATGCACCCGAACCGGTGCTCGGCACGGGCGAGGTCATCGTGGACGTCATCGCAACGCGGGTGCTGTCCTACATGAACGAGGTCTTCAGCGGGGTGCGCAACTATGCGCTCGAGCTGCCGATCATCCCCGGGCCTGGCGGCATCGGCCGGGTCCGCGCCATCGGCCCGGACGCGACGAAGCTCAGCGTCGGCAACTGGGTGTTCTGCGACCCGACGGTGCGTTCGCGCGATGATGTCGTTTCGCCCGACATCGCCCTGCAAGGCCTCACGGCCGCCGGTGCGGGCGGCATGCGCCTGCAACAGCATTTTCGCCACGGCTCGTTTGCCGAGCAGATGCGGGTGCCGACGGAGAACGTCAAGCGGCTCGGCACGATCACGCCGGAGGACGCCACGCGATGGTGCGCGCTGGGGACGCTGCTGGTGCCCTATGGCGGCTTTCTCGCCGCCAACCTTCAGCCCGGCGAGACCGTGCTGGTGAGCGGCGCCACCGGCAATTTCGGCAGCGCCGCCGTCTCGGTCGCGCTCGCGATGGGCGCGGCCTGTGTGGTCGCACCCGGCCGCAACGACGAAATTTTGGCCGACCTCGTCCGGCGTTTTGGTGACCGCGTGAAGCCGGTCAAACTCACCGGCAACGAAGACGACGACCGTGAGCGCATGAAGCGAACGGCGCCCGGACCGATCGACTGCGTGCTCGACATCATGCCGCCCTCGGTGAGCACGAATGTCGTGCGCGCGGCGATCATGACGGTGCGCGCCTACGGCCGCGTCGTGCTGATGGGCGGCGTCGGCATGGCCGGCGGCGCGGGGCTCGAACTGCCCTACCCCTGGATCATGCGCAACTGCATCAGCATCCACGGCGTCTGGATGTACCCGCCGGATGCGGCAGGCGGCCTGATCGCGCTGGTGCGCGCGGGACTGCTCAGGCTGGAGGAATACGAGGCCACCGCCTTCGATCTCGACCATGCCAACGAGGCCGTGGAACATGCGGCCGCCAATGGCGGACCGTTCAAGTTGACGGTGATCCGGCCTTGA
- a CDS encoding ABC transporter ATP-binding protein: MEQQGAEDVPVIYLHEIKRQYLQGEVPLTILDGAKLALWAGQSVALVAPSGSGKSTLLHIAGLLEAPDSGEVYVNGAPTSQLPDIERTQLRRTDIGFVYQSHRLLPEFSALENVMLPQMIRGLKKSESVKRAKEILGYLGLGERITHRPSELSGGEQQRVAIARAVANAPRVLFADEPTGNLDPHTADHVFQALMQLVKATKVSMLIATHNMELAGRMDRRVSLSNGQVVELE; this comes from the coding sequence ATGGAGCAGCAGGGGGCGGAAGATGTACCGGTCATTTATCTCCACGAGATAAAGCGGCAGTACTTGCAGGGCGAGGTGCCGCTGACGATCCTCGACGGCGCCAAGCTCGCGCTGTGGGCGGGCCAGTCCGTCGCGCTGGTGGCGCCGTCCGGCTCGGGCAAATCGACTCTGCTGCACATCGCGGGGCTGTTGGAAGCGCCCGATTCCGGCGAGGTCTACGTCAACGGCGCGCCGACCTCGCAACTGCCCGACATCGAGCGCACTCAGCTTCGCCGCACCGATATCGGCTTCGTCTACCAGTCGCACCGGCTGCTGCCGGAGTTCTCGGCGCTGGAGAACGTCATGCTGCCGCAGATGATCCGCGGCCTCAAGAAATCCGAGAGCGTCAAGCGCGCCAAGGAGATCCTTGGCTATCTCGGCCTCGGCGAGCGCATCACGCACCGTCCGTCCGAGCTGTCGGGCGGCGAGCAGCAGCGCGTTGCGATCGCGCGCGCGGTGGCCAATGCTCCGCGGGTGCTGTTTGCGGACGAGCCGACCGGCAATCTCGATCCGCACACCGCGGACCACGTCTTCCAGGCCCTGATGCAGCTCGTCAAGGCGACCAAGGTCTCCATGCTGATCGCGACCCACAACATGGAGCTCGCCGGCCGCATGGACCGCCGCGTGTCGCTGTCGAACGGCCAGGTGGTCGAGCTCGAGTAA
- a CDS encoding CopD family protein — MRLLAALATLLLVVGFATGASAHAALVAVEPASGSMLASAPKMVELRFNETVTPGAIRLIDGAGTARDDVRVDASGATISVAMPADLPQGTAVVSYRVISQDGHPVAGSVIFSIGTPTGTQPPANADGGLNVLIWLARVGLYLGLFVGVGGVFFARWVAWSMTGITIPCVALAIGFPSAVVSLGVLGLDLLGLPLSALATMAPWKVASGTSAGPALLVAVAAMLFALLALGSAWCARALAIIAFVGVGLSLAMTGHAATAPPELLTRPAIFLHGLGVAFWIGALAPLGALLSKRPVATLPVVNRFSRIAAPAVGVLALTGLALAIVQLEKPSALVETRYGLILSIKLALVLVLLALAALNRFRLTPAGDLKAAQSLKRSIVLECAIALGIFAVVAGWRFTPPPRTIAPEAPLAIHIHTDRAMFQVLVSPGKAGIDDFVLQLMTGEGAVLDANEVTLTLSLPERGIEPMERNASLGLDRYWHVRKVELPFAGRWHVRIDALVTDFEKITLEDEFEVAAP; from the coding sequence ATGCGCCTGCTCGCCGCGCTCGCGACGCTGCTCCTCGTTGTCGGCTTCGCGACCGGCGCCTCGGCGCACGCGGCGCTGGTCGCGGTCGAGCCGGCGAGCGGCAGCATGCTCGCGAGCGCGCCGAAGATGGTGGAGTTGCGCTTCAACGAGACGGTGACGCCGGGCGCGATCCGGCTGATCGACGGCGCGGGCACGGCGCGGGATGACGTGCGCGTCGACGCATCGGGCGCGACCATCTCGGTCGCGATGCCGGCGGACCTGCCGCAAGGCACGGCCGTCGTCAGCTATCGCGTGATCTCGCAGGATGGCCATCCCGTCGCTGGATCGGTGATTTTCTCGATCGGCACGCCGACGGGAACGCAACCTCCCGCAAACGCCGATGGCGGATTGAACGTGCTGATCTGGCTGGCGCGAGTCGGTCTCTATCTTGGCCTGTTCGTCGGCGTCGGCGGCGTTTTCTTTGCACGCTGGGTTGCGTGGTCGATGACCGGCATAACCATCCCGTGCGTGGCGCTCGCCATCGGCTTCCCGAGCGCGGTGGTGTCCCTTGGTGTGCTGGGGCTGGATCTCCTCGGCCTACCGCTATCCGCTCTCGCGACGATGGCTCCCTGGAAAGTCGCATCCGGGACCAGCGCGGGCCCGGCCTTGCTCGTGGCCGTCGCTGCAATGCTGTTCGCATTGCTGGCGCTAGGCAGCGCGTGGTGCGCGCGCGCTCTGGCGATCATTGCCTTCGTCGGCGTCGGCTTGTCGCTGGCCATGACCGGGCACGCTGCTACGGCACCGCCCGAACTGTTGACCCGGCCCGCAATCTTTCTCCATGGCCTCGGTGTCGCCTTTTGGATTGGGGCCCTCGCGCCGCTGGGCGCCCTGTTGTCAAAGCGACCCGTCGCGACATTGCCCGTCGTGAACCGCTTTTCTCGTATCGCGGCGCCGGCCGTTGGCGTTCTCGCATTGACCGGCCTCGCGCTCGCCATCGTCCAGCTCGAAAAGCCGTCTGCATTGGTCGAGACCCGCTATGGATTGATCCTCTCGATCAAGCTTGCACTGGTCCTCGTGCTGCTGGCGCTTGCCGCGCTCAACCGCTTTCGCCTGACACCGGCAGGGGATCTCAAGGCCGCGCAGAGCCTGAAGCGCTCGATCGTACTCGAATGCGCCATCGCGCTAGGCATCTTCGCCGTCGTGGCCGGTTGGCGTTTCACGCCGCCGCCGCGAACGATCGCTCCGGAGGCGCCGCTGGCGATCCACATCCACACCGACAGGGCGATGTTTCAGGTCCTGGTCTCGCCGGGCAAGGCGGGTATCGACGATTTCGTCCTGCAGCTCATGACTGGCGAGGGGGCGGTTCTCGATGCCAACGAGGTGACGCTGACGCTGAGCCTGCCCGAACGTGGCATTGAGCCGATGGAGCGGAACGCCTCGCTCGGGCTGGACCGCTACTGGCACGTGCGCAAGGTCGAGTTGCCCTTTGCGGGCCGCTGGCATGTGCGGATCGACGCGCTCGTGACCGATTTCGAGAAGATCACCCTGGAGGATGAGTTCGAGGTGGCGGCGCCCTGA
- a CDS encoding TonB-dependent receptor, with the protein MLRCHARRGVSVVAIQAALLASSSGAFAQSSSAVLPPITVEAPQQKRASAVRPPRNTARSARVTRSPRTTPSPQQTASEQSAGAPGALTVLTAQQALAGINQTPGGVALVSAEVYRNSTPSNTIKDVLDYVPGVYAQPKWGDDTRLSIRGSGLSRNFHLRGVQLYMDGIPINTADGYGDFQEIDPSAYKYVEVFKGGNALQFGANSLGGAINFVTPTGRDSFPNGVSFDVGGFGYKRLQANAGGVNGPWDGFVTASTQAADGFRDHSFGSSNRLSGNVGYQFSPDVETRFYLNANEVRQRIPGTVTKTSALTDPEAAAPANVAMDQQRNIDTVRLANKTTVRFDDTKVEFGAFGIDRHLMHPIFQWLDYRYKDYGGFAKITDDRTIGGFRNKLVAGVNVLNGSIDNQQFANIGGQKGALLSSSIDRSENTSAYVEDSFYVLPNLALIGGTQFLYATRNRQDRFLSDGDQSGATRFNLWSPKGGLLWQIDPAWQAFANVSRSAEVPSFGESAIGLGIPTIPFTSIRPQIATTYEIGTRMKRSDYAWELTAYRANIRDELQCLYSTFGNCNVTNADRTIHQGIEAGAGAAIFRDIFVNGPAPDKLWLNVAYSFNDFRFDKDPTFGNNRLPGAPTHYLRAELLYKHPTGFYVGPNVEWVPQAYFVDSMNTLTTEPYALLGLKAGFDNGGPMSAYVEGRNLTNKTYIASASIIDRATATSALFEPGTGRAVYAGMRYRW; encoded by the coding sequence ATGTTACGTTGTCATGCCCGCCGTGGTGTGAGTGTCGTTGCCATTCAGGCCGCGCTGCTTGCATCGTCGAGCGGCGCCTTTGCCCAAAGCAGCAGCGCAGTGTTGCCGCCAATCACCGTCGAGGCGCCTCAGCAGAAGCGCGCGTCGGCGGTCCGACCGCCACGCAATACGGCGCGATCGGCGCGCGTCACGCGAAGCCCGCGAACGACCCCATCGCCGCAGCAAACCGCGAGCGAACAGAGTGCCGGGGCTCCGGGTGCCCTGACGGTTCTGACGGCGCAACAAGCGCTGGCGGGGATTAACCAGACTCCGGGCGGCGTGGCGCTCGTGTCGGCCGAGGTGTACAGGAACTCGACGCCGTCCAACACGATCAAGGATGTTCTGGATTACGTGCCCGGCGTGTACGCCCAGCCCAAATGGGGCGACGACACCCGCCTTTCGATTCGCGGGTCCGGCCTGTCGCGCAATTTTCATCTGCGCGGTGTGCAGCTCTATATGGACGGCATTCCGATCAACACTGCGGATGGCTATGGCGATTTCCAGGAGATCGATCCGAGCGCCTACAAATATGTCGAAGTCTTCAAGGGCGGCAACGCGCTTCAGTTCGGCGCCAATTCGCTGGGAGGCGCGATCAACTTCGTGACCCCGACCGGCCGCGACTCGTTTCCGAATGGTGTGTCCTTCGATGTCGGAGGATTTGGCTACAAACGACTTCAGGCGAACGCAGGCGGCGTCAACGGGCCGTGGGACGGGTTCGTGACCGCTTCCACGCAGGCCGCAGACGGATTTCGCGATCACAGCTTCGGCTCGAGCAACCGCTTGAGCGGCAATGTTGGGTATCAGTTCTCCCCGGATGTCGAGACACGGTTCTACCTCAATGCCAACGAAGTGCGGCAGCGAATTCCGGGTACCGTGACCAAAACGTCCGCTTTGACCGATCCGGAAGCTGCTGCACCTGCGAATGTTGCGATGGATCAGCAGCGCAACATCGATACTGTCAGGCTCGCCAACAAAACCACCGTTCGTTTCGATGACACCAAAGTCGAATTCGGCGCCTTTGGCATCGATCGGCATTTGATGCACCCGATTTTCCAGTGGCTGGACTACCGTTACAAGGACTACGGCGGATTCGCGAAGATCACGGATGACCGTACCATTGGCGGCTTCCGCAACAAGTTGGTCGCAGGCGTCAATGTGCTGAACGGCAGCATCGACAACCAGCAGTTCGCCAATATTGGCGGGCAGAAGGGTGCACTGCTTTCTTCCTCGATCGATCGGTCGGAGAATACCTCCGCCTACGTTGAAGACAGCTTCTACGTCCTTCCAAATCTTGCGCTGATCGGCGGCACGCAATTTCTGTACGCGACCCGCAATCGGCAGGATCGTTTCCTCAGCGACGGGGATCAATCGGGGGCGACGCGCTTTAATCTCTGGTCACCGAAAGGCGGTCTGTTGTGGCAAATCGATCCGGCCTGGCAGGCCTTCGCCAATGTCTCGCGGAGTGCCGAGGTGCCGAGCTTTGGCGAAAGCGCGATCGGTCTCGGCATTCCGACGATCCCGTTCACCAGCATCCGCCCGCAGATTGCCACCACGTACGAAATCGGGACTCGCATGAAGCGATCTGATTATGCCTGGGAACTGACGGCCTACCGGGCCAACATTCGCGACGAATTGCAATGCCTCTATAGTACTTTCGGCAATTGCAATGTGACCAACGCCGACCGCACCATCCATCAAGGCATCGAGGCCGGCGCGGGCGCAGCAATCTTTCGTGACATTTTCGTCAATGGCCCGGCGCCGGACAAGCTCTGGCTGAATGTCGCCTATTCGTTCAACGACTTCCGCTTCGACAAAGATCCGACCTTCGGAAACAATCGATTGCCGGGAGCCCCAACTCACTACCTGCGTGCGGAGCTTCTCTACAAGCACCCTACCGGGTTCTATGTTGGACCCAACGTCGAATGGGTGCCACAGGCCTACTTCGTCGATAGCATGAACACGCTGACGACAGAGCCTTACGCCCTGTTGGGATTGAAAGCCGGCTTCGACAATGGTGGCCCGATGTCTGCCTACGTCGAGGGGCGCAATCTCACCAACAAGACCTACATAGCCAGCGCGAGCATCATCGATCGAGCGACGGCGACGTCAGCATTGTTTGAGCCGGGCACGGGACGGGCAGTGTATGCTGGAATGAGGTATCGATGGTGA
- a CDS encoding YcnI family protein, translated as MSKRTWLIVLGVFAATPATAHVFLEGKQATVGGSYKAVFAVPHGCAGSPTVKIRVQIPEGVIAVKPMPKAGWSVDVVEGKYAGEYDYHGNKLSSGVKEVTWSGGKLPDKNYDEFVMHTALTDTLKPNTILYFPVVQECETGVSRWIEIPAEGAEHSHESKSPAPGVKLLPKP; from the coding sequence ATGTCGAAGCGAACCTGGCTGATTGTTCTGGGCGTATTTGCGGCAACGCCGGCAACTGCGCACGTCTTCCTCGAAGGCAAGCAGGCGACAGTGGGGGGATCGTACAAGGCCGTCTTCGCCGTCCCGCACGGTTGCGCGGGCTCGCCCACGGTGAAAATCCGGGTGCAGATCCCGGAAGGCGTGATCGCGGTGAAACCGATGCCGAAGGCGGGCTGGAGTGTTGACGTGGTCGAGGGCAAATACGCCGGCGAATACGACTATCACGGCAACAAGCTCTCCTCCGGCGTCAAGGAGGTGACTTGGTCTGGCGGCAAGCTGCCGGACAAGAACTATGACGAGTTCGTCATGCACACGGCCCTGACCGACACGCTCAAGCCGAACACGATCCTGTACTTCCCCGTCGTCCAGGAATGCGAGACCGGCGTCAGCCGCTGGATCGAGATCCCCGCGGAGGGGGCAGAGCATTCGCATGAGAGCAAATCGCCGGCGCCGGGCGTGAAACTCCTGCCGAAACCCTGA
- a CDS encoding globin: MNASPNPIEQSFELAASRCTDLTPHVYQRLFEQHPETRAMFRTQGSELVMGSMLALTIEAILDFAGDRRGYFRLIACEVASHDGYGTPRELFIAFFAVIRDTLRDLLRDEWSPDIAQAWGRLLIEIDAFAGVPA, from the coding sequence ATGAATGCTTCTCCCAATCCGATCGAACAGAGCTTTGAACTTGCAGCCTCGCGCTGCACCGATCTCACGCCACACGTCTATCAGCGGCTGTTCGAACAGCATCCCGAAACACGGGCGATGTTCCGCACCCAAGGCAGCGAGCTCGTGATGGGATCGATGCTCGCACTCACGATCGAGGCGATTCTCGACTTCGCCGGTGATCGCCGTGGATATTTCCGGTTGATCGCGTGCGAGGTCGCCTCGCACGATGGCTACGGCACGCCGCGCGAGCTGTTCATCGCCTTCTTCGCCGTCATCAGGGATACGCTGCGCGATCTTCTCCGCGATGAATGGTCGCCGGACATCGCGCAGGCCTGGGGCCGACTGCTCATCGAGATCGACGCGTTCGCGGGTGTCCCGGCCTGA
- a CDS encoding helix-turn-helix transcriptional regulator — protein sequence MADPRRVEFGDFLRSRREKLSPKTVGLPAGRRRRTAGLRREEVAQLAGIGVDWYIRLEQGRTVSPSVTTIDALARALRLSKTEHAHLKALARDGDRRAFTREIVPPPIRRMIESLKQPAYITGRRWDVLAWNAAAEEIFGFGQLPEQDRNTLLLVLTNKQTRKFYGAGWADVAKSMVAMFRATHDVWAGDPAFTELLTRLRQGSPEFVKWWEAHEIRSTAAGLKTMNHPTKGVLRFEHTSFQANDDPALKLVIYTPV from the coding sequence ATGGCCGACCCACGCCGCGTCGAATTCGGCGACTTTCTCAGGTCCCGCCGCGAAAAGCTGTCGCCGAAGACGGTCGGGCTTCCTGCCGGCCGGCGGCGCCGCACCGCGGGCCTGCGCCGCGAGGAGGTGGCGCAGCTCGCCGGCATCGGCGTCGACTGGTACATCCGCCTCGAGCAGGGGCGCACCGTCAGCCCCTCGGTCACCACCATCGACGCGCTGGCGCGTGCGCTACGCCTCAGCAAGACCGAGCACGCCCATCTCAAGGCACTGGCCCGCGACGGCGACAGGCGCGCGTTCACGCGCGAGATCGTGCCGCCGCCAATTCGGCGGATGATCGAAAGCCTGAAGCAGCCGGCCTACATCACGGGGCGGCGCTGGGACGTGCTGGCCTGGAACGCGGCGGCCGAGGAGATCTTCGGGTTCGGACAATTGCCCGAGCAGGACCGCAACACGCTGCTGCTGGTGCTGACGAACAAGCAGACGCGAAAGTTCTACGGTGCCGGCTGGGCGGATGTCGCGAAGAGCATGGTTGCGATGTTTCGCGCCACTCACGACGTCTGGGCCGGCGATCCCGCCTTTACGGAATTGCTGACGCGGCTGCGCCAGGGCAGTCCGGAATTCGTCAAATGGTGGGAAGCGCACGAGATCCGCAGCACTGCCGCGGGCCTCAAGACCATGAACCATCCGACCAAGGGCGTGCTCCGGTTCGAGCACACGAGCTTTCAGGCCAACGACGATCCGGCGCTGAAGCTCGTGATCTATACGCCGGTGTAG
- a CDS encoding DUF2946 family protein: MRARLQKFLPLVLLALVMQVLAPIAACLAAGQAVADPLSAAVICHSAGEQGGLNDPAGTPVAHAGACALCCLAQVGASLDSPPHAALSVPFRHAEGVVWHAAEASAGAAHKGTNAQARAPPQFS, translated from the coding sequence ATGCGCGCACGGCTGCAAAAATTCCTACCTCTGGTCCTGCTCGCCCTGGTGATGCAGGTGCTGGCGCCGATTGCCGCCTGTCTGGCGGCCGGCCAAGCCGTGGCCGATCCGTTGTCCGCCGCCGTCATCTGCCACAGCGCAGGCGAGCAAGGCGGCCTGAACGATCCGGCGGGTACGCCGGTCGCACATGCCGGTGCATGCGCCCTCTGTTGCCTGGCGCAGGTGGGCGCGTCGCTCGATTCGCCGCCGCACGCCGCGCTTTCCGTTCCCTTCCGCCACGCCGAGGGCGTGGTGTGGCACGCGGCGGAGGCATCCGCCGGCGCGGCCCATAAAGGCACAAACGCGCAGGCGCGCGCACCGCCTCAATTTTCCTGA
- a CDS encoding copper chaperone PCu(A)C: protein MKTIGRTLLAISLLLTACAVAQAEDIKAGDLIISQAWSRATPGGAKVAGGYLTIENKGTVADKLVSVSADIAGKAEVHEMAMDNGVMKMRLLDKGLVIDPGKTVKFAPGGYHLMLQELKGPFKQGDKVPVTLQFEKAGKVAVSLDVQGVGAQAPGDSGHMMKKMPDHSGMKM from the coding sequence ATGAAGACTATCGGACGAACTCTCCTTGCAATTTCACTGTTGCTGACCGCCTGTGCCGTCGCGCAGGCCGAGGACATCAAGGCCGGCGATCTCATCATCTCGCAGGCGTGGAGCCGGGCGACACCAGGCGGAGCCAAGGTGGCCGGCGGCTATCTGACCATCGAGAACAAGGGCACAGTGGCAGACAAGCTGGTCAGCGTTTCCGCCGATATCGCGGGGAAGGCTGAGGTCCACGAGATGGCGATGGACAATGGCGTGATGAAGATGCGCCTGCTCGACAAGGGGCTCGTGATCGATCCCGGCAAGACGGTGAAGTTCGCCCCCGGCGGCTACCACCTGATGCTCCAGGAGCTGAAGGGCCCCTTCAAGCAGGGCGACAAGGTGCCGGTGACGCTTCAGTTCGAGAAGGCCGGCAAGGTCGCCGTCTCCCTCGACGTCCAAGGCGTCGGCGCGCAGGCGCCCGGCGACAGTGGGCACATGATGAAGAAAATGCCTGATCATTCGGGAATGAAGATGTGA
- a CDS encoding lipoprotein-releasing ABC transporter permease subunit, which produces MDETMTETVQTAPFAPFEWMLSARYLRARRKEGFISVIAGFSFLGIMLGVATLIIVMAVMNGFRKELLDKILGLNGHILVQPLESPLTDWKDVADRLSQVQGIRLAAPVVDGQALASSPWNASGVLVRGIRSDDLNNLTSIAKNIKQGSLEGFDDGQGVAIGRRLADQLSLHAGDSITLVAPKGAVTPMGTTPRIKPYKIAAVFEIGMSEYDLGFVFMPLAEAQAYFNRSNDVTSIEVFTTNPDQIVAFRQAVTEAAGRPVFLVDWRQRNSTFFNALQVERNVMFLILTMIVLVAALNIVSGLIMLVKDKGSDIAILRTMGASQGSIMRIFLITGASIGVVGTMVGFIVGLVICLNIESIRQFLSWLTSTELFSPELYFLSKLPAEIDIGETSAVVIMALTLSFLATLYPSWRAARLDPVEALRYE; this is translated from the coding sequence ATGGATGAGACCATGACCGAAACCGTTCAAACCGCGCCTTTTGCGCCATTCGAGTGGATGCTGTCGGCGCGCTACTTACGGGCGCGCCGCAAGGAGGGATTCATCTCGGTCATCGCCGGGTTCTCCTTCCTCGGCATCATGCTGGGCGTGGCGACGCTGATCATCGTCATGGCCGTCATGAACGGCTTCCGCAAGGAGCTGCTCGACAAGATACTCGGGCTCAACGGCCACATCCTGGTCCAGCCGCTGGAATCGCCGCTGACGGACTGGAAGGACGTCGCCGACCGCCTCAGCCAGGTCCAGGGCATCCGGCTCGCAGCGCCCGTGGTGGATGGCCAGGCGCTGGCCTCATCGCCGTGGAACGCCTCCGGCGTCCTGGTGCGCGGCATCCGCTCCGACGACCTCAACAACCTCACCTCGATCGCCAAGAACATCAAGCAGGGCTCGCTCGAGGGCTTTGACGACGGGCAGGGGGTCGCGATCGGCCGGCGCCTCGCTGACCAGCTGTCGCTGCACGCCGGCGACAGCATCACCCTGGTGGCGCCGAAGGGCGCGGTCACCCCGATGGGCACGACACCGCGCATAAAACCGTACAAGATCGCCGCGGTGTTCGAGATCGGCATGTCGGAGTATGATCTCGGCTTCGTGTTCATGCCGCTCGCGGAGGCGCAGGCCTATTTCAACCGCAGCAACGACGTCACCTCGATCGAGGTTTTCACCACCAATCCGGATCAGATCGTCGCGTTCCGTCAGGCCGTGACGGAGGCAGCGGGCCGGCCGGTGTTCCTGGTGGACTGGCGTCAGCGCAACTCGACCTTCTTCAACGCGCTCCAGGTCGAGCGCAACGTGATGTTCCTGATCCTCACCATGATCGTGCTGGTCGCGGCGCTCAACATCGTTTCCGGCCTGATCATGCTGGTGAAGGACAAGGGCAGCGACATCGCGATCCTGCGCACGATGGGGGCCTCGCAAGGCTCGATCATGCGCATCTTCCTGATCACGGGCGCCTCGATCGGCGTGGTGGGTACGATGGTCGGCTTCATCGTCGGGCTGGTGATCTGCCTCAACATCGAATCGATCCGGCAATTCCTGTCCTGGCTGACCAGCACCGAGCTGTTTTCGCCAGAGCTGTATTTCCTGTCGAAGCTGCCCGCCGAGATCGACATCGGCGAGACCTCGGCCGTCGTCATCATGGCGCTGACGCTGTCGTTCCTGGCGACGCTGTATCCGTCCTGGCGCGCCGCGCGCCTCGATCCCGTCGAAGCGCTGCGGTACGAGTGA